In a single window of the Zea mays cultivar B73 chromosome 5, Zm-B73-REFERENCE-NAM-5.0, whole genome shotgun sequence genome:
- the LOC100381341 gene encoding protochlorophyllide reductase B isoform 1 (isoform 1 is encoded by transcript variant 1): protein MALQAATSFLPSALSARKEGSVKDSASFLGVRLAADGLKLDTTALGLRTVRVSRSADIRAQTAAVSSPSVTPASPSGKKTLRKGTAVITGASSGLGLATAKALAETGKWHVIMACRDFLKASRAAKAAGMDKDSFTVVHLDLASLDSVRQFVRNVRQLEMPIDVVVCNAAVYQPTAKEPSYTADGFEMSVGVNHLGHFLLARELLSDLQSSDYPSKRLIIVGSITGNTNTLAGNVPPKANLGDLRGLAGGLNGVGSSVMIDGGEFDGAKAYKDSKVCNMLTMQEFHRRYHEETGVTFASLYPGCIATTGLFREHIPLFRLLFPPFQKYITKGYVSEEEAGKRLAQVVSDPSLTKSGVYWSWNKNSASFENQLSEEASDADKAKKLWEISEKLVGLA, encoded by the exons ATGGCGCTCCAGGCGGCGACGTCCTTTCTCCCCTCGGCCCTCTCCGCGCGCAAGGAG GGGTCGGTGAAGGACTCGGCGTCGTTCTTGGGTGTTCGTCTCGCGGCGGATGGCCTCAAGCTGGACACCACCGCTCTGGGCCTACGCACCGTG AGGGTGAGCAGGTCGGCGGACATCCGCGCGCAGACGGCAGCGGTGTCCTCCCCGTCAGTGACCCCCGCGTCGCCGTCTGGCAAGAAGACCCTCCGCAAGGGCACGGCGGTCATCACCGGCGCGTCGTCCGGCCTCGGCCTCGCCACGGCGAAGGCCCTCGCGGAGACAGGCAAGTGGCACGTCATCATGGCCTGCCGCGACTTCCTCAAGGCGTCGCGCGCGGCCAAGGCGGCCGGCATGGACAAGGACAGCTTCACCGTCGTGCACCTGGACCTCGCCTCCCTGGACAGCGTCCGCCAGTTCGTCAGGAACGTGCGCCAGCTGGAGATGCCCATCGACGTGGTGGTCTGCAACGCCGCCGTGTACCAGCCCACCGCCAAGGAGCCGTCCTACACCGCCGACGGCTTCGAGATGAGCGTCGGCGTCAACCACCTCGGCCATTTCCTCCTCGCCCGCGAGCTCCTCAGCGACCTCCAGTCCTCCGACTACCCCTCTAAGCGCCTCATCATCGTCGGCTCCATCACCG GGAACACGAACACGCTGGCGGGGAACGTGCCCCCGAAGGCGAACCTGGGCGACCTGCGCGGCCTCGCCGGCGGCCTCAACGGCGTTGGCAGCTCGGTGATGATCGACGGCGGGGAGTTCGACGGCGCCAAGGCATACAAGGACAGCAAGGTGTGCAACATGCTGACGATGCAGGAGTTCCACCGCCGGTACCACGAGGAGACGGGCGTGACCTTCGCGTCGCTCTACCCGGGCTGCATCGCCACCACGGGCCTGTTCCGCGAGCACATCCCGCTGTTCCGCCTGCTCTTCCCGCCGTTCCAGAAGTACATCACCAAGGGGTACGTCTCCGAGGAGGAGGCCGGGAAGCGGCTGGCGCAGGTGGTGAGCGACCCCAGCCTGACCAAGTCCGGCGTGTACTGGAGCTGGAACAAGAACTCCGCGTCCTTCGAGAACCAGCTCTCTGAGGAGGCCAGCGACGCCGACAAGGCCAAGAAGCTCTGGGAGATCAGCGAGAAGCTCGTCGGCTTGGCGTGA
- the LOC100381341 gene encoding protochlorophyllide reductase B isoform 2 (isoform 2 is encoded by transcript variant 2), which produces MALQAATSFLPSALSARKERVSRSADIRAQTAAVSSPSVTPASPSGKKTLRKGTAVITGASSGLGLATAKALAETGKWHVIMACRDFLKASRAAKAAGMDKDSFTVVHLDLASLDSVRQFVRNVRQLEMPIDVVVCNAAVYQPTAKEPSYTADGFEMSVGVNHLGHFLLARELLSDLQSSDYPSKRLIIVGSITGNTNTLAGNVPPKANLGDLRGLAGGLNGVGSSVMIDGGEFDGAKAYKDSKVCNMLTMQEFHRRYHEETGVTFASLYPGCIATTGLFREHIPLFRLLFPPFQKYITKGYVSEEEAGKRLAQVVSDPSLTKSGVYWSWNKNSASFENQLSEEASDADKAKKLWEISEKLVGLA; this is translated from the exons ATGGCGCTCCAGGCGGCGACGTCCTTTCTCCCCTCGGCCCTCTCCGCGCGCAAGGAG AGGGTGAGCAGGTCGGCGGACATCCGCGCGCAGACGGCAGCGGTGTCCTCCCCGTCAGTGACCCCCGCGTCGCCGTCTGGCAAGAAGACCCTCCGCAAGGGCACGGCGGTCATCACCGGCGCGTCGTCCGGCCTCGGCCTCGCCACGGCGAAGGCCCTCGCGGAGACAGGCAAGTGGCACGTCATCATGGCCTGCCGCGACTTCCTCAAGGCGTCGCGCGCGGCCAAGGCGGCCGGCATGGACAAGGACAGCTTCACCGTCGTGCACCTGGACCTCGCCTCCCTGGACAGCGTCCGCCAGTTCGTCAGGAACGTGCGCCAGCTGGAGATGCCCATCGACGTGGTGGTCTGCAACGCCGCCGTGTACCAGCCCACCGCCAAGGAGCCGTCCTACACCGCCGACGGCTTCGAGATGAGCGTCGGCGTCAACCACCTCGGCCATTTCCTCCTCGCCCGCGAGCTCCTCAGCGACCTCCAGTCCTCCGACTACCCCTCTAAGCGCCTCATCATCGTCGGCTCCATCACCG GGAACACGAACACGCTGGCGGGGAACGTGCCCCCGAAGGCGAACCTGGGCGACCTGCGCGGCCTCGCCGGCGGCCTCAACGGCGTTGGCAGCTCGGTGATGATCGACGGCGGGGAGTTCGACGGCGCCAAGGCATACAAGGACAGCAAGGTGTGCAACATGCTGACGATGCAGGAGTTCCACCGCCGGTACCACGAGGAGACGGGCGTGACCTTCGCGTCGCTCTACCCGGGCTGCATCGCCACCACGGGCCTGTTCCGCGAGCACATCCCGCTGTTCCGCCTGCTCTTCCCGCCGTTCCAGAAGTACATCACCAAGGGGTACGTCTCCGAGGAGGAGGCCGGGAAGCGGCTGGCGCAGGTGGTGAGCGACCCCAGCCTGACCAAGTCCGGCGTGTACTGGAGCTGGAACAAGAACTCCGCGTCCTTCGAGAACCAGCTCTCTGAGGAGGCCAGCGACGCCGACAAGGCCAAGAAGCTCTGGGAGATCAGCGAGAAGCTCGTCGGCTTGGCGTGA
- the LOC100381341 gene encoding protochlorophyllide reductase B isoform 3 (isoform 3 is encoded by transcript variant 3), which yields MACRDFLKASRAAKAAGMDKDSFTVVHLDLASLDSVRQFVRNVRQLEMPIDVVVCNAAVYQPTAKEPSYTADGFEMSVGVNHLGHFLLARELLSDLQSSDYPSKRLIIVGSITGNTNTLAGNVPPKANLGDLRGLAGGLNGVGSSVMIDGGEFDGAKAYKDSKVCNMLTMQEFHRRYHEETGVTFASLYPGCIATTGLFREHIPLFRLLFPPFQKYITKGYVSEEEAGKRLAQVVSDPSLTKSGVYWSWNKNSASFENQLSEEASDADKAKKLWEISEKLVGLA from the exons ATGGCCTGCCGCGACTTCCTCAAGGCGTCGCGCGCGGCCAAGGCGGCCGGCATGGACAAGGACAGCTTCACCGTCGTGCACCTGGACCTCGCCTCCCTGGACAGCGTCCGCCAGTTCGTCAGGAACGTGCGCCAGCTGGAGATGCCCATCGACGTGGTGGTCTGCAACGCCGCCGTGTACCAGCCCACCGCCAAGGAGCCGTCCTACACCGCCGACGGCTTCGAGATGAGCGTCGGCGTCAACCACCTCGGCCATTTCCTCCTCGCCCGCGAGCTCCTCAGCGACCTCCAGTCCTCCGACTACCCCTCTAAGCGCCTCATCATCGTCGGCTCCATCACCG GGAACACGAACACGCTGGCGGGGAACGTGCCCCCGAAGGCGAACCTGGGCGACCTGCGCGGCCTCGCCGGCGGCCTCAACGGCGTTGGCAGCTCGGTGATGATCGACGGCGGGGAGTTCGACGGCGCCAAGGCATACAAGGACAGCAAGGTGTGCAACATGCTGACGATGCAGGAGTTCCACCGCCGGTACCACGAGGAGACGGGCGTGACCTTCGCGTCGCTCTACCCGGGCTGCATCGCCACCACGGGCCTGTTCCGCGAGCACATCCCGCTGTTCCGCCTGCTCTTCCCGCCGTTCCAGAAGTACATCACCAAGGGGTACGTCTCCGAGGAGGAGGCCGGGAAGCGGCTGGCGCAGGTGGTGAGCGACCCCAGCCTGACCAAGTCCGGCGTGTACTGGAGCTGGAACAAGAACTCCGCGTCCTTCGAGAACCAGCTCTCTGAGGAGGCCAGCGACGCCGACAAGGCCAAGAAGCTCTGGGAGATCAGCGAGAAGCTCGTCGGCTTGGCGTGA